From the Phycisphaerae bacterium genome, one window contains:
- a CDS encoding tetratricopeptide repeat protein, whose translation MDKTSSKYWFVCICLAMTLVTLAVYWQMCQYDFVNFDDYKYVGENPHVRYGFTREGIKWAFTNFGYAGNWHPLTWLSHILDCQLYGVDPGRQHLTNLFLHIANTLLLFAVFSAMTGTLWQSAFVAALFVLHPMHVESVAWISERKDLLSTLFWLLTMWAYVRYCHCVAIPATAKQTPTTGVGAKHYYLLTIVFFIFGLLSKPMLVTLPFVLLLLDYWPLERFGKRSVYNLILEKIPLFVLSAVSSVITVFVQKIITVDRLPFNLRIANAFISYVRYIGKMIWPCGLTFFYPYPGLKISFFYVATSAVLLLAVTVLIIRFAGKHRYIVTGWLWYLGTLFPVIGLVQVGGQAMADRYSYIPLTGLFIIIAFGLPELLGKLPHRKIVLWISSLIILSVLAVCAYFQQQYWKNTAVLCQHAIKVTKNNYLAHSCMAEYFLNQKMFDDAIMESRKSLEIKPEGPEALNVIGVILSQQGKSEEAIEYFAKALQIKPDFAATHDNMGHALLLQGNLDEAAVHFAESLRLDPDAALPHYHLGQVLSQRGKITDAVIHFEKAIRLKPYWFEPMNDLAWILSVNKDAAIRNPVRAVGLARRACELTNYENPGILDTLAAAYASAGNFSMAIETSMNALKLCKSPRQDIFKKEIESRLVLYRAGESFIETNAE comes from the coding sequence ATGGATAAAACATCGAGCAAATATTGGTTTGTCTGCATCTGCCTGGCAATGACATTGGTCACGCTGGCGGTTTATTGGCAGATGTGCCAATACGATTTTGTCAACTTTGACGATTATAAATACGTAGGAGAAAATCCCCATGTCCGGTACGGATTTACGCGGGAAGGTATTAAATGGGCGTTTACGAACTTTGGATACGCAGGCAACTGGCACCCGCTGACGTGGCTTAGTCATATACTTGACTGCCAGCTTTACGGAGTTGACCCCGGCCGGCAGCATTTGACTAATTTATTCCTGCATATTGCAAATACCCTTTTGTTATTTGCTGTTTTCAGTGCAATGACCGGCACGCTTTGGCAGAGCGCCTTCGTCGCGGCACTGTTCGTATTGCATCCGATGCACGTTGAATCTGTGGCGTGGATATCGGAACGCAAGGATCTTCTCAGTACCTTGTTTTGGCTGCTGACAATGTGGGCGTATGTTAGATATTGCCACTGCGTTGCCATACCGGCAACGGCTAAACAAACCCCCACCACAGGTGTGGGGGCTAAACATTATTATTTATTAACGATTGTATTTTTTATTTTTGGGCTGCTGTCCAAACCGATGCTTGTTACTTTGCCGTTCGTTTTGCTGCTGCTTGATTACTGGCCTTTGGAGCGTTTCGGGAAACGGTCAGTCTATAACCTGATTTTGGAAAAAATACCGTTGTTTGTATTGTCGGCGGTATCGAGTGTTATTACTGTCTTTGTTCAAAAAATAATTACAGTTGACCGGCTGCCTTTTAATCTTCGCATCGCCAATGCCTTTATTTCCTATGTCAGGTACATTGGGAAAATGATTTGGCCCTGCGGACTGACATTTTTTTATCCATATCCCGGCCTGAAGATATCTTTTTTTTATGTCGCAACATCGGCTGTTCTCCTGCTGGCCGTAACAGTTCTTATAATCAGATTCGCCGGAAAACATCGTTATATAGTTACAGGCTGGTTATGGTATCTTGGAACGCTTTTTCCTGTTATCGGGCTGGTACAGGTCGGCGGCCAGGCGATGGCGGACCGCTACAGCTATATTCCTCTGACAGGTTTATTTATTATTATCGCATTCGGTCTGCCTGAATTGCTGGGGAAATTGCCGCATCGAAAAATTGTACTTTGGATTTCATCACTAATAATTTTATCCGTATTGGCCGTGTGCGCGTATTTTCAGCAGCAATACTGGAAAAATACCGCAGTACTTTGTCAGCATGCAATAAAAGTAACCAAAAATAATTATTTGGCGCATTCCTGCATGGCCGAATACTTTCTCAATCAGAAGATGTTCGATGACGCCATCATGGAAAGTCGGAAATCTCTTGAGATAAAGCCGGAAGGGCCGGAGGCTCTTAATGTTATTGGAGTTATACTCAGTCAGCAGGGCAAATCAGAAGAGGCCATCGAATATTTTGCCAAGGCTCTCCAGATAAAACCTGATTTTGCCGCTACCCACGACAATATGGGTCATGCTCTGCTCCTGCAGGGAAACCTGGACGAGGCTGCGGTACATTTTGCCGAGTCGCTGCGGCTTGACCCTGATGCCGCATTGCCGCACTATCATCTCGGGCAGGTTTTGTCCCAAAGAGGTAAAATCACTGATGCTGTCATACACTTCGAAAAGGCGATTCGGCTTAAACCTTACTGGTTCGAACCGATGAATGATTTGGCATGGATTCTGTCTGTCAATAAAGACGCTGCGATTCGTAATCCTGTCAGGGCGGTCGGGCTTGCGCGGCGAGCCTGCGAACTTACTAATTACGAAAATCCCGGCATATTGGATACTCTGGCGGCCGCTTATGCCTCTGCAGGCAACTTTAGTATGGCCATAGAAACTTCTATGAATGCTCTGAAGCTATGTAAATCGCCTCGGCAGGACATATTTAAAAAGGAAATTGAAAGCCGGCTGGTTTTATATAGAGCAGGCGAGTCTTTTATCGAAACAAACGCTGAATAA
- a CDS encoding glycosyltransferase family 39 protein, whose amino-acid sequence MKNIINNHRLIAVGLLVIVLFIAAIRIRLLSIPLERDEGEYAYIAQMMLKGVPPFISAYSMKLPGIYAVYALIFLVFGQSASAIHFGLLIANIAAIILIFLLTRRLFDDISAFIAACSYAVVSLARPVLGLSANAEHFVLLPVLTGFILLLQFIERRRLWVLFFTALLFGLAFIIKQHAIFFGIFAAFYLLYSDFHCEPFRWKNLIAGQIVFAAGAVIPFVVTCFIFWRAGVFDKFLFWTFIYAGKYASVTPLQFAPGIFFHYFSDVFKFSIPIWIFALSGLFRIFYNSSLRKFIPFISGLLFFSFLSICPGFYFRSHYFIFLLPVTVILSSLGFLGFCVWIKGRLPRPLYGLIAVIAGFILIGYALFEQRMYLFDGNSAKVCRLIYKANPFLESQKIAEFITANSDSNDTIAVIGSEPQIYFYSRRKSATRYIYTYPLMEPHDYAASMQKEMMKEIESAKPKFLVFVNIQASWLVKKDSITTILKWFESYSGEYYDVVGVTVLLPNEQSIYRWQVQARDYRPSTDTWLAVCERKQ is encoded by the coding sequence ATGAAAAATATTATCAATAATCATAGGCTTATAGCTGTCGGCTTATTGGTAATAGTATTATTTATCGCTGCTATCCGTATTCGGCTTTTAAGTATCCCTTTGGAACGCGACGAAGGGGAGTATGCCTATATCGCACAAATGATGCTTAAAGGTGTGCCTCCTTTTATTTCAGCTTATAGTATGAAACTGCCCGGCATTTACGCCGTTTATGCACTTATTTTTCTGGTTTTCGGCCAGTCGGCTTCGGCAATCCATTTCGGCCTGCTGATAGCCAACATAGCGGCAATTATTTTAATCTTTTTACTGACAAGACGGTTATTCGATGATATCTCCGCTTTTATAGCGGCTTGTTCTTATGCAGTTGTGTCCCTGGCCAGACCGGTTCTTGGATTATCCGCCAATGCCGAGCATTTTGTACTGCTGCCTGTTCTGACAGGTTTTATCCTGTTGCTTCAATTTATCGAACGACGGCGATTATGGGTTTTATTTTTCACGGCGCTGCTGTTCGGCCTGGCATTTATTATCAAACAGCATGCGATTTTTTTCGGCATCTTCGCTGCTTTTTATTTGCTGTATTCCGATTTCCACTGCGAACCTTTTCGATGGAAAAACCTGATTGCCGGTCAGATTGTTTTTGCTGCCGGAGCAGTAATACCTTTTGTTGTAACTTGTTTTATTTTTTGGCGAGCGGGCGTCTTTGACAAGTTCCTGTTTTGGACATTCATTTATGCCGGTAAATACGCAAGTGTAACCCCATTGCAATTCGCTCCGGGGATTTTCTTTCATTATTTTTCAGATGTTTTCAAATTTTCAATACCCATATGGATTTTTGCCCTGTCGGGGTTGTTTCGGATTTTTTATAACAGCAGCCTGCGTAAATTTATTCCTTTTATATCTGGTTTACTGTTTTTTTCATTCCTTTCCATTTGCCCGGGTTTCTATTTTCGTTCTCATTATTTCATTTTTCTTTTACCTGTGACAGTAATCCTGTCAAGCCTGGGGTTCCTGGGATTTTGTGTTTGGATAAAAGGTCGTCTGCCCAGGCCGCTATATGGTCTGATTGCTGTTATTGCCGGGTTTATCTTAATCGGATATGCGTTATTTGAACAGCGAATGTATTTGTTTGACGGTAATTCAGCTAAAGTATGCCGATTGATTTACAAAGCCAATCCATTCCTGGAATCGCAGAAAATTGCTGAATTCATTACCGCCAATTCCGACTCAAACGATACTATTGCCGTTATCGGGTCTGAGCCCCAGATTTATTTTTACTCCCGCCGTAAATCCGCAACCCGATATATTTATACATATCCTTTAATGGAACCGCATGATTATGCCGCTTCAATGCAGAAGGAAATGATGAAAGAAATTGAATCAGCAAAACCGAAATTCCTTGTCTTTGTCAATATTCAGGCGTCCTGGCTTGTCAAGAAGGATTCCATAACGACTATTTTAAAATGGTTCGAGTCGTATAGCGGCGAATATTACGATGTTGTCGGCGTAACAGTATTGCTGCCTAATGAGCAGTCTATTTACCGGTGGCAGGTGCAGGCTCGCGATTATAGACCTTCGACTGATACCTGGCTTGCAGTATGTGAACGCAAACAATAA
- the polA gene encoding DNA polymerase I has product MSEKPKTLYIIDGHAHIYAAFYAPMSQQLVSSTGEPTKATYIFTNMILRLLESKKPDMLVVAMDSKEPSFRREIYREYKAHRPPMPDEMPVQINRIEQILEAMNIPIIRESTFEADDIIGTLAAKAVKAGIDTYICSKDKDMLQLLEIGVRIYDIKTDAVTDAKSFTQETGLEPRQFIDILALQGDAADNVPGVPDVGPKTALEWIKQYGSLENLYEHADEIKGKRGDNLRNSKDIAYLSKKLVTINCEMPVKLDEKTFAVKEFDKGKLAAVFTELGFNRLLSQMGLSAGEQKVKVDKEKPPVKVSSPDGFDTIKTVEHKYTLIDTPEKLDGFVLDLKKQKLFVLDTETTSISAHRAELVGISFCWELHNAYYLAVKGPMGAKFMGLQAVREKLADIFADEEAKKVCQNAKYDMIVLANAGMPVKGLVFDTMIASYVLDAERSHSLDNMAMDFLSYRKIPTSDLIGKGKNQISFDIVDTALACDYSGEDADETFQLYQYLSEKLEKEPKLKKLFEEMEMPLVDVLTKMELNGVKLDVPILKKLSVEIDNLLDETTKKIYSLAGGKFNVDSPKQLAEILFNRLGLQSLRSGKTGPSTDADVLDELAGEHPIIEQILQHRQLSKLKNTYTDKLGSLISSRTGRLHASFNQTITATGRLSSSDPNLQNIPIRTEIGKKIRAAFVPEKKDDKIISLDYSQIELRVLAHFSDDKAMIKAFEEDKDIHSFVASQIYNVDIKEVTSDMRSRCKAVNFGLIYGQGAFGLSKTTGMNVAEAKKFIDDYFTKYNSIQQFKKEAIETAKTIGYAETICGRRRNITGLESKNGNVRSQAERLVINTLIQGSAADLIKIAMIRIQKRIEKEKLPAKMILQIHDELVFEADGKEAENLAKIFGREMTGAIKLNVPMKVDTTIGKSWLAE; this is encoded by the coding sequence ATGTCTGAAAAACCAAAAACACTCTATATAATCGACGGCCACGCTCATATCTATGCGGCGTTTTACGCGCCAATGAGCCAGCAACTGGTCAGCTCGACCGGCGAACCCACCAAGGCGACCTATATTTTTACCAATATGATTTTGAGACTTCTGGAAAGTAAAAAGCCGGATATGCTCGTCGTCGCGATGGATTCCAAAGAGCCGAGCTTCCGGAGGGAAATCTATCGGGAATACAAGGCGCACAGGCCGCCTATGCCGGACGAAATGCCGGTGCAGATAAATCGAATCGAACAGATACTCGAAGCGATGAATATTCCCATCATCCGCGAAAGCACCTTCGAGGCTGACGATATAATCGGTACACTTGCCGCAAAGGCGGTAAAGGCCGGTATCGATACTTATATCTGCTCCAAAGACAAGGATATGCTCCAGCTTCTTGAAATCGGCGTTCGTATATACGATATCAAAACAGATGCTGTAACCGACGCGAAATCATTTACACAGGAAACCGGCCTTGAGCCGAGGCAGTTTATCGACATTCTGGCTCTGCAGGGCGATGCGGCGGATAATGTGCCGGGCGTTCCGGATGTCGGGCCGAAGACCGCCCTTGAATGGATAAAACAATATGGTTCGCTCGAAAATCTGTACGAACACGCCGATGAAATTAAGGGCAAACGGGGCGACAACCTGCGGAATTCGAAAGACATCGCATACCTGAGCAAAAAACTTGTTACGATTAATTGCGAAATGCCGGTAAAACTTGACGAAAAGACTTTTGCAGTTAAGGAATTCGACAAGGGAAAACTTGCCGCTGTTTTTACAGAACTCGGCTTTAACAGGCTTTTAAGCCAAATGGGTCTGTCCGCCGGCGAGCAAAAAGTGAAAGTGGATAAAGAAAAGCCGCCGGTAAAAGTTTCCAGCCCGGACGGTTTCGATACGATAAAAACCGTAGAGCATAAATATACATTAATAGATACGCCTGAAAAACTTGACGGCTTTGTTTTGGATCTTAAAAAACAAAAACTTTTTGTACTCGATACCGAAACTACCTCGATATCGGCTCATCGTGCCGAACTTGTGGGAATAAGTTTCTGCTGGGAGCTGCATAACGCGTATTATCTTGCGGTGAAGGGACCGATGGGTGCAAAATTTATGGGGCTGCAGGCTGTCAGAGAAAAATTGGCAGATATTTTCGCTGATGAGGAGGCCAAAAAAGTCTGTCAGAACGCAAAATACGATATGATAGTCCTGGCAAATGCCGGTATGCCAGTTAAGGGTCTTGTTTTCGATACGATGATAGCTTCTTATGTACTCGATGCCGAAAGGAGCCATTCGCTCGATAATATGGCGATGGATTTTTTGTCTTATCGTAAAATTCCGACTTCCGACCTGATAGGCAAAGGCAAAAATCAAATAAGTTTTGATATTGTAGATACGGCACTTGCCTGCGATTATTCCGGCGAAGACGCGGATGAAACATTCCAGCTTTACCAGTATCTAAGCGAAAAACTTGAAAAAGAGCCGAAACTGAAAAAACTCTTCGAAGAGATGGAAATGCCTCTTGTCGATGTTCTGACAAAAATGGAACTTAACGGCGTAAAACTCGATGTGCCGATTCTTAAAAAACTGTCGGTTGAGATAGACAACCTGCTTGACGAGACGACAAAGAAAATTTACAGCCTTGCCGGCGGGAAGTTCAATGTCGATTCGCCGAAACAGCTTGCCGAAATACTTTTTAATCGGCTGGGTCTGCAATCTCTCCGCAGCGGCAAAACCGGCCCAAGCACCGATGCCGATGTTCTCGATGAATTGGCCGGCGAGCATCCGATTATCGAACAGATACTCCAGCATCGGCAACTGAGCAAACTTAAAAACACCTATACCGACAAACTTGGTTCGCTCATAAGCAGCCGAACCGGCAGGCTGCACGCAAGCTTCAACCAGACAATAACCGCGACCGGCCGATTGAGCTCATCCGACCCGAATCTGCAAAATATTCCCATCAGAACTGAAATAGGCAAAAAGATTCGCGCAGCGTTTGTGCCGGAGAAAAAGGACGATAAAATTATCAGCCTCGATTATTCACAAATTGAACTTCGTGTGCTGGCGCATTTTTCAGATGATAAAGCCATGATAAAGGCATTTGAAGAGGATAAGGACATTCACAGCTTCGTCGCTTCGCAGATTTATAATGTCGATATTAAAGAAGTAACATCTGATATGCGGTCGAGATGCAAGGCGGTTAATTTCGGCCTTATTTACGGCCAGGGCGCCTTCGGCCTGAGTAAAACAACGGGTATGAATGTCGCGGAGGCTAAAAAATTCATTGACGACTATTTCACCAAATATAATTCTATACAGCAGTTTAAAAAAGAAGCTATAGAGACGGCAAAAACAATCGGCTATGCTGAAACCATCTGCGGCAGAAGGAGAAACATTACCGGCCTCGAAAGCAAAAACGGCAATGTGAGGTCGCAGGCTGAAAGGCTGGTTATAAATACGCTGATTCAGGGTTCTGCCGCAGATTTGATAAAAATAGCGATGATACGAATTCAAAAAAGGATTGAAAAAGAAAAACTGCCTGCGAAAATGATTCTGCAGATTCACGACGAGCTTGTTTTCGAGGCGGACGGCAAAGAAGCGGAAAATCTCGCGAAAATTTTCGGCAGGGAAATGACAGGTGCGATAAAACTGAACGTACCGATGAAAGTCGATACGACAATCGGTAAAAGCTGGCTGGCGGAGTAA
- a CDS encoding MFS transporter: MHQLFKDKNFLRLCLAAFFMSSCLQLVQIVMPFVAKSLGGSDTEVGLCFMGQMGVYVIFCIMAYFIVEKFKPRRVLWVSAAGQAVIVCGILGVIWLGKDTPLAVTPVMQLVFLMSMIGIVTAFYWPVLMGWISTGHEGAELTKRLGFYNVTWGSANMLLPIVGGYLMEINYILPVTAAVIVTILCIMAVSTTTCISEIPIKKSEDLPVFINDINQNEKSQFLWISRVAMFANFICAGIFRSQLGIYYKFELGFTESVYGWAISLMCLFNVVVFYMMGRSYWWHYKKGMFVASQFLIVICMMTIIFSHNIVVQLLAAGMTGITYGITYSSHQYYGVSGGKNRAGRMAIHEIILGTGFAAGSLLGGMISDSFGRHFPYWFGCGIMAAFGIFQVILWFSIGILQKQKRLS, from the coding sequence ATGCATCAATTATTTAAAGATAAAAATTTTCTGCGATTATGCCTTGCGGCATTTTTTATGAGTTCCTGCCTTCAACTGGTTCAGATTGTTATGCCTTTTGTCGCCAAGTCACTGGGCGGCAGCGATACCGAAGTCGGACTTTGTTTTATGGGGCAGATGGGCGTTTATGTAATTTTCTGCATAATGGCTTATTTTATCGTTGAAAAATTTAAGCCGAGAAGAGTGTTGTGGGTTAGCGCAGCCGGTCAGGCCGTGATTGTATGCGGAATTTTAGGGGTCATCTGGCTGGGCAAAGATACCCCTTTGGCCGTAACGCCTGTAATGCAATTGGTTTTTCTTATGTCGATGATTGGCATTGTGACGGCGTTTTACTGGCCTGTGCTGATGGGATGGATTTCGACAGGACACGAAGGGGCGGAACTCACAAAACGGCTGGGATTTTACAATGTGACATGGGGCTCGGCAAATATGCTCCTGCCGATTGTCGGCGGGTACCTGATGGAAATAAATTATATCCTTCCTGTAACCGCGGCAGTTATCGTTACGATATTATGTATAATGGCCGTTTCCACTACTACCTGCATCAGCGAAATTCCAATAAAGAAATCAGAGGATTTACCGGTTTTTATAAACGATATAAATCAAAATGAGAAAAGTCAATTTCTCTGGATATCGCGAGTAGCGATGTTCGCCAATTTTATATGTGCAGGCATATTCAGAAGCCAGCTCGGCATATATTATAAATTTGAACTCGGATTTACCGAATCAGTTTACGGCTGGGCAATATCGCTGATGTGCCTTTTTAACGTTGTTGTTTTTTATATGATGGGCAGAAGTTACTGGTGGCATTATAAAAAGGGAATGTTTGTCGCATCGCAGTTTTTAATAGTGATTTGTATGATGACGATTATTTTTTCACACAATATTGTCGTACAGCTTCTGGCGGCGGGTATGACCGGAATCACTTACGGCATAACTTACAGCTCTCACCAATATTACGGCGTTTCAGGCGGCAAAAATCGTGCAGGCAGAATGGCGATTCATGAGATAATTCTCGGCACCGGCTTTGCCGCAGGTTCGCTGCTGGGCGGAATGATTAGCGACAGTTTCGGCAGGCATTTTCCTTACTGGTTCGGCTGCGGGATTATGGCTGCGTTTGGAATTTTTCAGGTGATTCTGTGGTTTTCTATTGGAATTCTTCAAAAGCAGAAACGTCTTTCCTGA
- a CDS encoding DUF503 domain-containing protein, giving the protein MFTGTARICIHLQGVMTLKDKRRIVKSLIERLKSRFNVSAAEIDRLDNRQMAIIGLAVVSNDRTFTVSQLDTILNFIYNDGRFYVGDVRKDVSAFEEFQ; this is encoded by the coding sequence ATGTTCACCGGCACCGCGAGAATTTGCATACATCTTCAGGGAGTAATGACCCTGAAGGACAAAAGAAGAATTGTAAAAAGTCTTATCGAAAGACTGAAAAGCCGGTTTAATGTTTCAGCCGCTGAGATTGACAGGCTCGACAACAGGCAAATGGCCATTATAGGTTTGGCCGTGGTGTCAAACGACAGGACTTTTACCGTCAGTCAGCTTGATACGATTTTGAATTTTATATATAACGACGGCAGATTTTATGTCGGCGACGTCAGGAAAGACGTTTCTGCTTTTGAAGAATTCCAATAG
- the xerD gene encoding site-specific tyrosine recombinase XerD has product MSTQVQNLNAKLETELLGKVVLAFLNYLTVEAGLSDNTILGYGRDLKDFTAFCLSKGVEQPDKITTTIFYDYAKTLGRQSKAEASINRSVVAIKMFMRFCKMMGHVKDDLTIFLESPKLWQKLPVICSKNQVTKLMDCPDEKEPYYHRDRALLEVLYATGTRASEVAGLKVSDANLKIGYIRCLGKGHKERVVPLNKAATAAIEQYLEQLRPKLIKPVSGDFLFLSRTGKALSRIEIWRIVKKYACRAGLSRQMTTHTLRHCFATHLLSGGADLRSVQEMLGHVDIATTQIYTHVDQERLRSIHKKFHPRG; this is encoded by the coding sequence ATGTCGACACAGGTACAAAATTTGAACGCTAAACTGGAAACAGAATTGCTCGGCAAGGTAGTTCTGGCTTTTCTGAATTACCTGACCGTCGAAGCGGGCCTGAGCGATAACACCATCCTCGGCTACGGGCGGGATTTGAAAGATTTTACCGCTTTTTGCCTCTCAAAAGGTGTCGAACAGCCTGACAAAATTACCACCACTATATTTTACGATTACGCAAAAACTCTTGGCCGGCAGAGCAAAGCAGAGGCATCGATAAACCGTTCGGTAGTCGCGATAAAAATGTTTATGCGTTTTTGCAAAATGATGGGACACGTCAAAGACGATTTAACAATTTTTCTTGAAAGCCCAAAACTATGGCAGAAACTTCCTGTCATCTGCAGTAAAAACCAGGTTACAAAACTGATGGACTGTCCCGATGAAAAAGAGCCTTATTATCACCGGGACCGTGCCCTGCTCGAAGTGCTTTACGCTACCGGCACAAGAGCCAGCGAAGTGGCCGGGCTTAAGGTCAGTGATGCTAATTTAAAAATCGGCTATATAAGATGCCTTGGCAAAGGCCATAAAGAAAGAGTCGTTCCTCTTAATAAAGCCGCGACAGCCGCGATTGAGCAATATCTTGAGCAATTAAGACCTAAACTAATAAAGCCTGTCAGCGGCGATTTTCTTTTTCTATCGCGAACAGGCAAAGCCTTAAGCAGGATTGAAATCTGGCGGATTGTAAAAAAATATGCCTGCCGGGCGGGCCTGTCGAGACAGATGACGACGCATACTTTACGTCATTGTTTCGCCACCCACCTGCTGAGCGGCGGAGCTGATTTGCGAAGCGTTCAGGAGATGCTCGGCCATGTCGATATAGCCACAACGCAGATTTATACGCACGTTGACCAGGAAAGGTTGCGGAGCATCCACAAAAAATTCCATCCGAGAGGATAA
- a CDS encoding type II secretion system protein, with amino-acid sequence MSQKEDFRIAGTTGFTLVELLVVMSIISMLMSILMPSLTRTRESGRRVVCASNLRQLTLAWNLYAMDNRDRLCSPDTGCLTASCWVVDGPALPDNWIGGTETAIKDGVLWHYTQSVKLYECQSSWNYPTANRRPGRLRDYAIPATMGYPYKRWMDDVNIISTFSNLSGITRPSEKMVFTDADGGLRGARDDYWLCGLFWPLTESPTGLQWKFYRNGDGVPCNIITARHNSGSNLSFADGHCSYWRYKDQRTVKLADDETTRQNEIDASADNPDLEYMIELLKGKKGFNEGY; translated from the coding sequence ATGTCGCAAAAAGAGGATTTTAGAATCGCCGGCACAACCGGGTTTACATTAGTTGAACTGCTTGTGGTTATGTCCATCATCTCAATGCTGATGTCGATACTGATGCCTTCCCTTACCCGGACAAGAGAGTCAGGCAGACGCGTTGTTTGCGCTTCAAATCTTAGACAACTGACACTTGCGTGGAATTTGTACGCTATGGACAATCGCGACAGGCTTTGTTCGCCCGATACAGGATGCCTGACAGCTTCATGCTGGGTTGTTGATGGTCCGGCTTTGCCCGATAATTGGATAGGCGGCACAGAGACAGCTATTAAAGACGGAGTTCTGTGGCATTATACGCAGTCTGTAAAACTTTATGAATGCCAAAGTTCCTGGAACTATCCAACAGCAAACCGCCGTCCGGGACGTTTGCGGGATTATGCGATACCCGCAACTATGGGCTACCCATATAAACGATGGATGGATGACGTAAATATTATCAGCACTTTTTCAAATCTTTCTGGAATTACAAGGCCATCAGAAAAAATGGTGTTTACTGATGCAGACGGCGGACTTCGAGGTGCCAGAGACGATTATTGGCTGTGTGGCCTTTTTTGGCCTTTGACGGAGAGCCCAACAGGTCTCCAGTGGAAATTCTACAGAAACGGCGACGGCGTACCATGTAATATTATTACGGCAAGACATAACAGCGGAAGCAATCTTTCTTTTGCCGATGGTCATTGCAGCTACTGGAGATATAAAGACCAGCGAACTGTTAAATTAGCTGATGACGAAACAACCCGACAGAACGAGATAGACGCATCGGCTGATAATCCTGATTTAGAATATATGATTGAACTATTAAAAGGTAAAAAGGGTTTTAACGAAGGCTATTAA
- the galE gene encoding UDP-glucose 4-epimerase GalE, which translates to MNVLVCGGAGYIGSNMTATLALQGHKPIVFDNLSKGHRDAVKGQELIEGDLADFDLLVKVLKEKKIEAVMHFAAFIEVGESCEKPLEYYRNNFSNTRALLAAMENAGVQKFVFSSTAATYGMPKTVPITEDLPKEPINPYGESKWAVERMCHFQSLTGRLNYAALRYFNACGAGGNGTIGEDHKPESHLIPLIIAAAMGKRADIKVFGTDYPTPDGTCVRDYIHIEDLCSAHLLALEKLDKNSELVYNLGNGKGYSVREVIETVKKVTGKDFKVTEVARRAGDPPVLTANAAKAVKELGWKLKYPQLEKIVETAWLWHSKNPEGYKK; encoded by the coding sequence ATGAACGTTCTGGTTTGCGGAGGAGCAGGATATATCGGCAGTAATATGACGGCTACGCTCGCGTTACAGGGGCATAAGCCGATTGTCTTTGATAATCTAAGCAAGGGACACAGGGATGCTGTAAAAGGGCAGGAACTGATTGAAGGCGACCTGGCCGATTTTGACCTTCTCGTAAAAGTTCTTAAAGAGAAAAAAATCGAAGCGGTGATGCACTTTGCCGCGTTTATCGAAGTCGGCGAATCGTGCGAAAAGCCGCTCGAATATTATCGAAATAATTTCAGCAACACGCGCGCGCTTTTGGCTGCAATGGAGAATGCCGGCGTACAGAAATTTGTATTCAGCAGCACAGCAGCGACTTATGGAATGCCGAAAACCGTTCCAATCACCGAAGACCTGCCGAAAGAGCCTATCAATCCTTACGGCGAAAGCAAATGGGCGGTCGAACGGATGTGCCATTTCCAGAGCCTGACGGGAAGATTGAATTACGCGGCGCTGAGATATTTCAACGCCTGCGGCGCAGGCGGAAACGGCACTATCGGCGAAGACCATAAACCGGAGTCTCATCTTATCCCGCTGATAATTGCCGCGGCGATGGGCAAAAGAGCGGATATAAAAGTTTTCGGCACGGATTATCCTACGCCGGACGGAACCTGCGTAAGAGATTATATCCATATCGAGGATTTATGTTCGGCTCATCTTCTCGCACTTGAAAAGCTCGATAAAAATTCCGAGCTGGTTTACAATCTCGGCAACGGCAAAGGATATTCCGTCAGAGAGGTCATCGAGACGGTTAAAAAAGTTACCGGTAAAGATTTCAAAGTTACGGAAGTCGCACGCAGGGCCGGCGACCCGCCTGTTTTGACTGCTAACGCCGCAAAAGCCGTAAAAGAGCTTGGCTGGAAGTTAAAATATCCGCAGCTTGAAAAAATAGTCGAAACTGCATGGTTATGGCACAGTAAAAATCCGGAAGGTTATAAAAAATAA